One Actinomycetota bacterium DNA window includes the following coding sequences:
- a CDS encoding alkyl sulfatase dimerization domain-containing protein, with translation MAGDTSLGSQALFSDAGGMRDFGDGVFMLQGFANVCLIETGEGLVLFDAGLPTDGWRIVKELRAVSERPVRYIVYGHGHADHAFGARPVLEDAEQRGDGKPVILAHEALPARFDRYQRMLPYHEHINRIQFAIPEGIPAFPWDYIYPDDTFREEKSFRLGGTTFELKHARGETDDHVWMWVPERKVVCASDFWVWSCPNVGNPFKVQRYALEWAQALEDMAALSPELLLPGHGAAIRGKAGVEEACTTVASALRYLDGQVVDMLNQGRWQEDILESFTWPEEFAASPYLAPIYGHPYFVVQALLRQYHGWYGGNPSRLFPSPRSELAAQMLELAGGADAVMDRARGLGDEGRAQLALHLVDLVLDVGAEPRREALELKSSLLETLAAQEKSLIARNIFLGGVRQITKELREGEKPG, from the coding sequence ATGGCAGGGGACACATCTCTCGGGAGCCAGGCGCTTTTCTCCGATGCGGGCGGCATGCGGGACTTCGGGGACGGCGTCTTTATGCTGCAGGGGTTCGCCAACGTCTGCCTGATCGAGACCGGCGAGGGCCTGGTCCTCTTCGACGCCGGGCTGCCCACGGACGGGTGGCGAATCGTCAAAGAGCTGAGGGCAGTCAGCGAGCGGCCGGTGCGCTACATCGTCTACGGCCACGGCCACGCCGACCATGCCTTCGGCGCGAGGCCGGTGCTGGAGGACGCTGAGCAGCGGGGAGACGGCAAACCGGTCATCCTGGCCCACGAGGCCCTGCCGGCGCGCTTCGACCGTTACCAGAGGATGCTCCCGTACCACGAGCACATCAACCGCATCCAGTTCGCCATCCCCGAGGGCATCCCGGCCTTTCCCTGGGACTACATCTATCCGGACGATACCTTCCGCGAAGAGAAGTCCTTTCGCCTCGGAGGCACCACCTTCGAGCTGAAACATGCGCGGGGGGAGACGGATGACCACGTGTGGATGTGGGTGCCGGAGAGGAAGGTGGTTTGCGCCTCCGACTTCTGGGTGTGGTCCTGCCCCAACGTAGGCAACCCCTTCAAGGTGCAGCGCTACGCCCTGGAATGGGCGCAGGCCCTGGAGGACATGGCGGCATTGTCCCCGGAGCTGCTGCTGCCGGGCCACGGCGCAGCCATCAGGGGTAAAGCGGGGGTAGAGGAAGCCTGTACAACGGTGGCCAGTGCCCTCAGGTATCTCGACGGCCAGGTGGTGGACATGCTCAACCAGGGAAGGTGGCAGGAGGACATCCTGGAGTCCTTCACCTGGCCGGAGGAGTTCGCCGCAAGCCCTTACCTGGCCCCCATCTACGGTCACCCCTATTTCGTCGTGCAGGCGCTTCTGCGGCAGTACCACGGCTGGTACGGAGGCAACCCCTCCCGGCTCTTTCCCTCCCCACGGTCCGAGCTGGCGGCCCAGATGCTCGAGCTGGCGGGAGGAGCAGATGCCGTCATGGACAGGGCTCGCGGGCTCGGGGATGAGGGCAGGGCGCAGCTGGCGCTGCACCTGGTGGACCTGGTGCTGGACGTGGGCGCCGAGCCGCGCCGGGAAGCCCTGGAGCTCAAGTCCTCTCTCCTTGAAACCCTGGCTGCGCAGGAGAAGAGCCTCATCGCGAGGAACATATTCCTGGGAGGAGTGCGGCAGATAACAAAAGAGTTGCGGGAAGGGGAGAAGCCGGGATAA
- a CDS encoding radical SAM protein has product MRVLFISENRCRDNLIPFPLGIACVAAAARQAGHDISCLDLMFSEDAAADTVERIRDFRPDCVGLSLRNIDNQDKYASEFYPPAAKEVADAIRSETDAPIVLGGAGFTIFPLECLEYMGVEMGIVGEGERACVELLERMEAGAEVDDMAGLALRRGAISRVNPPGPHTWPGLFPPPERDLFDVTRYNLRPGSRFPFIANLQSRRGCHMCCIYCSSPTVEGRLVRVREPAEVADELASLETRYGIGTAAFVDSLFNYPPDYTKELCRHIIAARPSLHWIANLNPLYCDLEMMELMREAGCSGLSIGNESGSEDILASLKKGFSRDQVIESITGAKKLGFRINCFLLLGGPGESEDTVKESVELMEELDPDMLGVTAGIRIYPDCELHCIALREGVVEPGQNLLFPAFYLSPEVEPWLYPYMREVCDRHTGWSL; this is encoded by the coding sequence ATGAGAGTCCTCTTTATCAGCGAGAACCGCTGCCGCGACAACCTCATACCCTTCCCGCTGGGCATCGCCTGTGTGGCCGCGGCGGCAAGGCAGGCGGGCCACGACATCTCCTGCCTCGACCTCATGTTCTCGGAGGACGCAGCCGCGGACACCGTGGAGCGGATCCGCGACTTCCGCCCCGACTGTGTAGGCCTCTCCCTGCGCAATATCGACAACCAGGACAAGTACGCAAGCGAGTTCTACCCTCCGGCGGCGAAGGAAGTGGCTGACGCAATAAGATCCGAGACGGATGCCCCCATAGTGCTTGGCGGCGCCGGGTTCACCATCTTCCCCCTGGAGTGCCTGGAATACATGGGGGTGGAGATGGGCATCGTCGGTGAGGGCGAAAGGGCCTGCGTGGAATTGCTGGAAAGGATGGAGGCGGGGGCGGAAGTGGACGACATGGCGGGCCTGGCGTTGCGCCGCGGAGCCATTTCCCGCGTTAACCCACCCGGCCCCCACACCTGGCCGGGGCTCTTCCCGCCCCCCGAGCGCGACCTCTTCGACGTCACCCGCTATAACCTGAGACCGGGGAGCAGGTTCCCTTTCATCGCCAACCTGCAATCGCGGCGGGGATGTCACATGTGCTGCATCTACTGCAGTTCTCCCACGGTCGAAGGCCGGCTGGTGCGCGTACGCGAGCCCGCCGAGGTCGCGGACGAGCTGGCGTCCCTCGAGACCCGCTACGGCATAGGCACCGCCGCCTTCGTGGATTCGCTCTTCAACTACCCCCCTGACTATACGAAGGAACTCTGCCGCCATATCATCGCGGCCAGGCCGTCCCTGCACTGGATCGCGAACCTCAACCCTCTATACTGCGACCTCGAGATGATGGAACTGATGCGTGAGGCCGGGTGCAGCGGGCTGAGCATCGGTAACGAGAGCGGCTCGGAAGACATCCTCGCCTCCCTGAAGAAGGGCTTCAGCCGCGACCAGGTCATCGAGTCCATAACCGGCGCGAAGAAGCTGGGTTTTCGCATCAACTGTTTTCTCTTGCTGGGGGGTCCGGGTGAGAGCGAGGATACGGTCAAGGAGAGTGTGGAGCTCATGGAGGAGCTCGACCCGGACATGTTGGGGGTCACCGCCGGCATACGCATATACCCCGACTGTGAGCTGCACTGCATCGCCCTGCGCGAGGGAGTTGTCGAGCCGGGCCAGAACCTGCTCTTTCCCGCTTTCTACTTATCCCCGGAGGTCGAGCCCTGGCTCTACCCATATATGCGCGAAGTATGCGACCGCCATACGGGCTGGAGCCTGTGA
- a CDS encoding M28 family peptidase produces the protein MATADAYTDYMYGLVDRAVAEIGPRESCGEEEKRLGRMYAQEIAPVCERVEVEEFNCHPKAFLGSFPFLVLLYLGGVVLYFVYPPVSVILAAIGIAILYYEVVRYREFIDFAFPRRSGENVAGFVPPRGEAKRRLIVSAHLDSAYEFKVWYWLKGLSVPAMAVAFLAPLLVLGASLARTITDSSGAPDSIVYWVLGIILIALSPIVAVFFFFHTRDVVPGAMDDMSGIAVLAGLSKYLGEARESGGFYPENTEVVLLALSSEEAGLRGAKRYAARHKSEYTDFPTYAIFLDNIADEDFLTAFKREIWCGAKMDPYLVDMAREAAAANGRELITTVMAVGATDGSAFAREGIPSVSICCYDSSRLMPNYHTRHDVIENVRPESLAVALQLVIDMLHRIDQGLD, from the coding sequence ATGGCGACTGCGGACGCATACACCGATTATATGTACGGGCTGGTGGACCGCGCGGTAGCCGAGATCGGGCCGCGTGAATCGTGCGGCGAGGAAGAGAAGCGCCTCGGGCGCATGTACGCCCAGGAGATCGCGCCGGTATGCGAGCGGGTAGAGGTGGAGGAGTTCAACTGTCACCCCAAGGCTTTCCTGGGCTCTTTTCCCTTCCTGGTGCTCCTCTACCTCGGCGGCGTGGTCCTCTATTTCGTCTACCCCCCCGTCTCTGTCATCCTCGCCGCCATCGGAATCGCCATCCTCTATTACGAGGTAGTGCGCTACCGCGAGTTCATAGACTTCGCTTTTCCCAGGCGCAGCGGCGAGAACGTGGCCGGTTTCGTTCCGCCGAGGGGCGAGGCGAAGAGGAGGCTCATCGTCTCCGCCCACCTGGACTCCGCATACGAGTTCAAGGTGTGGTACTGGCTGAAGGGGCTGTCCGTGCCCGCCATGGCCGTGGCCTTCCTCGCGCCCCTTCTGGTCCTCGGCGCCAGCCTGGCACGGACCATAACAGACTCGAGCGGAGCACCCGACAGCATCGTATATTGGGTCCTGGGTATCATCCTCATAGCCCTCTCCCCCATAGTGGCGGTCTTCTTCTTCTTCCACACCCGGGATGTGGTCCCGGGCGCCATGGACGACATGTCCGGCATCGCCGTACTGGCGGGACTCTCCAAATACCTGGGCGAAGCCAGGGAGAGCGGCGGCTTCTATCCCGAGAACACCGAGGTGGTCCTGCTGGCGCTCTCCTCCGAGGAAGCAGGCTTGCGAGGCGCCAAACGCTACGCCGCGAGGCACAAGAGCGAATACACCGACTTTCCCACCTATGCCATCTTCCTGGACAACATCGCGGACGAGGACTTCCTCACCGCCTTCAAGCGCGAGATCTGGTGCGGCGCGAAGATGGACCCTTACCTGGTCGATATGGCCCGGGAAGCGGCGGCGGCGAACGGCCGCGAACTCATCACCACCGTGATGGCGGTAGGAGCCACCGACGGCAGCGCCTTCGCCCGCGAAGGCATCCCCTCCGTCTCTATCTGCTGCTACGATTCCAGCCGCCTCATGCCCAATTACCATACCCGCCACGACGTCATCGAGAACGTGCGGCCCGAGTCCCTTGCGGTCGCCCTGCAACTGGTCATCGACATGCTCCACCGCATCGACCAGGGTCTTGATTAA
- a CDS encoding thiamine pyrophosphate-binding protein — protein MDAQTAVRGTAASKGVRVMGEVHGGSITARYLKEVEGVDTIFSLSGGHILPILDGCIDRGIRVIDVRHEQAAAMMAHAWSIYKGQPGVCLVTAGPGFTNTLTGVANAYHEGAPMVVISGVGSIRELDKGALQDVNQVDMIKPVTKWTGKCHDITRIPEYLQAAFRHAISGRPGPVYLELVPDILFDRVDEDAVGFPAGPSAATPVPADGAAVAEAAALLNGAEKPLLLGGDGICWSRAGNILQTLVEKANIPTLLANCGRGAIPDEHPLSLWRGGFGGLITALSMADVVLAVGIRFNWLLNYGDYIANARVIRVDIDPVEVNRNRTADAALVGDAGTVLRQLEPAVEAKDRGGWLAELDGLLTTLSAGDRQQMETPVHPIHPFRLMHGLRQGVGDDAIYIIDGGDTVYFGLVSLRAGETAGVIANGLQFGSLGIGLPFAMAAKLAQPEKKVVVVSGDGSFGFNAMEFETAARHGIPVLAVVCNDQAWGSAKHSQELCFAPDRVCGTQLGAVHYEGMVESLGGYGELVERDEDIVPALERALASGKPACVNVLTDPTVTSPSTLIYAESIKNWSA, from the coding sequence ATGGATGCGCAGACCGCCGTCCGGGGGACGGCCGCATCGAAGGGGGTAAGGGTCATGGGAGAGGTGCACGGAGGCAGCATCACCGCCAGGTATCTGAAGGAAGTCGAGGGCGTAGATACTATATTCTCGCTATCCGGAGGGCATATCCTCCCCATCCTGGACGGCTGCATCGACCGCGGCATCAGGGTCATCGACGTGCGCCACGAGCAGGCCGCCGCGATGATGGCCCATGCCTGGTCCATCTACAAGGGGCAGCCGGGGGTGTGCCTGGTCACCGCCGGCCCCGGTTTCACCAATACCCTGACCGGCGTGGCCAACGCCTACCATGAAGGCGCGCCCATGGTGGTGATAAGCGGCGTGGGCTCCATCCGCGAGCTGGACAAGGGGGCCCTGCAGGACGTGAACCAGGTGGACATGATCAAACCCGTCACCAAGTGGACGGGGAAGTGCCACGATATCACCAGGATTCCTGAATACCTGCAGGCGGCTTTCCGGCACGCTATATCGGGCAGGCCGGGCCCCGTCTACCTGGAGCTGGTCCCGGATATCCTCTTTGACCGGGTCGATGAGGATGCCGTCGGCTTTCCCGCGGGGCCGAGTGCCGCGACGCCGGTGCCGGCCGACGGGGCTGCGGTGGCGGAAGCCGCCGCGCTCCTGAACGGGGCCGAGAAGCCGTTGCTGCTGGGCGGAGACGGCATCTGCTGGAGCCGTGCCGGAAATATACTCCAGACCCTGGTGGAGAAGGCGAACATCCCCACCCTGCTGGCGAACTGCGGGCGGGGCGCCATCCCTGACGAACATCCCCTCTCCCTGTGGCGCGGCGGCTTCGGGGGGCTGATCACCGCCCTGTCCATGGCCGACGTGGTTCTGGCGGTGGGGATAAGGTTCAACTGGCTGCTCAACTACGGCGACTATATCGCAAATGCCAGGGTGATCCGGGTGGACATCGATCCCGTGGAGGTGAACCGCAACCGCACCGCGGACGCCGCCCTGGTGGGCGACGCCGGCACGGTGCTGAGGCAGCTGGAGCCCGCGGTGGAGGCGAAGGACCGCGGCGGGTGGCTCGCCGAGCTCGACGGCCTCCTGACAACATTGAGCGCGGGCGACCGGCAGCAGATGGAGACCCCCGTCCACCCCATCCACCCCTTCCGGCTCATGCACGGCCTCAGGCAGGGAGTAGGAGACGACGCCATCTATATCATAGACGGGGGAGACACCGTCTACTTCGGCCTCGTCTCCCTGCGCGCCGGCGAGACGGCGGGGGTAATAGCCAACGGCCTGCAGTTCGGCAGCCTGGGGATAGGGCTGCCCTTCGCCATGGCCGCCAAGCTGGCCCAGCCCGAGAAGAAGGTGGTGGTGGTCTCCGGCGACGGCTCCTTCGGCTTCAACGCCATGGAGTTCGAGACCGCCGCCCGCCACGGCATACCGGTGCTGGCCGTGGTCTGCAACGACCAGGCATGGGGCTCGGCCAAACACTCCCAGGAGTTGTGCTTCGCGCCGGACCGCGTGTGCGGCACCCAGCTGGGCGCTGTGCACTACGAGGGCATGGTCGAGTCCCTGGGGGGTTACGGTGAGCTGGTGGAAAGGGACGAGGATATAGTGCCAGCCCTGGAGAGGGCGCTCGCTTCAGGCAAGCCCGCCTGCGTGAACGTGCTCACCGACCCCACCGTGACCAGCCCCTCGACGCTCATCTACGCCGAGAGCATCAAGAACTGGTCGGCGTAA
- a CDS encoding sulfite exporter TauE/SafE family protein: protein MQVFTIALAAFAVSFVFSMMGAGGSQILVPILFWLGLDFKTGAIPVGLLAAAVTCFSAGGLYWRRGMVRLSTAWPFALAVLAGSPLGALLARPTSSTALMIVFAVVNIAVGLLVLRDRSMVKGEELPRRKELTIALLVGFGIGFFIGFIARDGGPFTMAILVLMGFEAREAAGTAPVIVALGCLVAFAVHAFDMTAGWAIVLAVSLASLVGSQVGARYMSERMESRSIRILFTTVMVLVGVVILIQAL, encoded by the coding sequence ATGCAGGTCTTCACCATCGCGCTGGCCGCCTTCGCGGTATCCTTCGTCTTCTCCATGATGGGGGCGGGTGGTTCCCAGATCCTCGTGCCCATCCTCTTCTGGCTTGGCCTCGACTTCAAGACCGGCGCCATCCCCGTAGGCCTGCTCGCCGCGGCCGTCACCTGTTTCTCCGCCGGGGGGCTGTACTGGCGGCGAGGGATGGTGCGCCTCTCCACCGCCTGGCCCTTCGCCCTGGCGGTACTCGCCGGCAGCCCCCTGGGAGCCCTGCTGGCCAGGCCCACGTCCTCCACCGCTTTGATGATCGTGTTCGCGGTGGTGAACATCGCCGTGGGCCTGTTGGTGCTGCGGGACCGCAGCATGGTCAAAGGCGAGGAGCTGCCGCGCCGCAAGGAGCTGACCATCGCCCTGCTGGTGGGGTTCGGGATAGGTTTCTTTATCGGCTTCATCGCCCGCGACGGAGGCCCTTTTACCATGGCCATCCTGGTGCTCATGGGCTTCGAGGCCAGGGAGGCGGCGGGGACCGCACCGGTGATCGTCGCCCTGGGCTGCCTGGTCGCCTTCGCCGTGCACGCCTTCGATATGACCGCCGGCTGGGCCATCGTGCTGGCGGTGTCGCTGGCGAGCCTGGTGGGTTCGCAGGTGGGCGCCCGTTACATGAGCGAGCGCATGGAGTCCCGTTCCATCCGCATCCTCTTCACCACGGTAATGGTCCTCGTGGGCGTGGTCATCCTCATCCAGGCGCTGTAG
- a CDS encoding DUF3795 domain-containing protein, with translation MYEMISFCGLDCSECPAYRATQAGDMEELARVAKEWSEQFKMEIPPESILCDSCKSGEGARRSGYCDTCQVRICALEGGVVTCAHCDEYGCETLRACPAYSAEGKDRLDEIRDKLG, from the coding sequence ATGTACGAGATGATATCTTTCTGTGGGCTGGACTGCTCGGAGTGTCCGGCCTACCGCGCCACCCAGGCAGGAGACATGGAGGAACTGGCCCGCGTGGCGAAGGAGTGGAGCGAGCAGTTCAAGATGGAGATACCTCCCGAGAGCATCCTCTGTGACAGCTGCAAGTCGGGCGAAGGAGCACGCAGGTCAGGTTACTGCGACACGTGCCAAGTGCGTATCTGTGCCCTGGAGGGGGGAGTCGTCACCTGCGCCCACTGCGACGAGTACGGCTGCGAGACGCTGCGGGCCTGCCCGGCTTACAGCGCCGAGGGCAAGGACCGGCTGGACGAGATCCGCGACAAGTTGGGGTAG
- a CDS encoding lipocalin-like domain-containing protein, producing the protein MGGELKVTPEFRKKAAEDNAASLARMGLKPDTVEVWEDGYRTAEEKDAFEWWYFDAQFDNGSTAVVTFSTKPHTKPKGPLAPIVLIMYRSPQGESVRYSPGYAPEELAASSEGCDVRIGPSWVKGDLASYELHAEAEDMAVDLALKRQGPSWRPGAAVSYFNSAKTKYLAWVVPVPYGTVEGTITRGGATTAVKGSVYHDHNWGNAVMGNMLDHWFWGRAHVGDFSIIFSQLVTIKVFGLGGIKLPVFFLSKGDRILTDDGLPLRLETADEVDGPMGQTYPRKLDFTWEAEEGRVEMAIRDPKLIEVLDMTEDLSHWRRSLAHIFGNPLYYDFDAELELSVDLAGVKEKTSGRVIFEKMMFH; encoded by the coding sequence ATGGGCGGGGAACTTAAAGTAACACCGGAGTTCAGGAAGAAGGCCGCCGAGGACAACGCCGCCTCCCTGGCGCGCATGGGCCTGAAGCCGGACACGGTGGAGGTGTGGGAGGACGGCTACCGCACGGCCGAGGAAAAGGACGCCTTCGAATGGTGGTATTTCGATGCCCAGTTTGACAACGGCTCGACCGCGGTGGTCACCTTCTCCACCAAGCCACACACCAAACCCAAGGGCCCTCTCGCACCGATAGTCTTGATCATGTACCGGTCTCCGCAAGGTGAGAGCGTGAGATACAGCCCCGGGTACGCGCCGGAGGAGCTTGCGGCGTCCAGTGAGGGTTGCGACGTGCGCATCGGGCCCAGTTGGGTCAAGGGCGACCTCGCCTCCTACGAACTGCACGCGGAGGCTGAGGACATGGCGGTGGACCTGGCCCTGAAGCGCCAGGGACCATCATGGCGCCCCGGGGCCGCGGTGAGCTATTTCAACTCCGCGAAGACCAAGTACCTCGCCTGGGTGGTACCGGTGCCCTACGGCACCGTCGAGGGCACCATAACCCGCGGCGGCGCCACCACGGCGGTCAAGGGATCTGTCTACCACGACCACAACTGGGGCAACGCGGTGATGGGCAACATGCTGGACCACTGGTTCTGGGGCCGGGCCCATGTCGGTGATTTCAGCATCATCTTCTCCCAACTGGTGACCATCAAGGTCTTCGGCCTCGGCGGCATCAAGCTCCCCGTCTTCTTCCTCTCCAAGGGAGACCGGATCCTCACCGACGACGGCCTGCCCCTCAGGCTGGAGACGGCAGACGAGGTGGATGGACCGATGGGACAGACTTACCCCAGGAAACTCGACTTCACCTGGGAGGCCGAGGAGGGCAGGGTCGAGATGGCCATCCGCGATCCCAAGCTCATCGAGGTCCTGGACATGACGGAGGACTTGTCCCACTGGCGGAGATCCCTCGCCCACATCTTCGGAAATCCGCTGTATTACGACTTCGATGCCGAGCTTGAGCTGAGCGTGGACCTCGCGGGCGTGAAGGAGAAGACGAGCGGCAGGGTCATCTTCGAGAAGATGATGTTCCACTGA